In one Gemmatimonas sp. genomic region, the following are encoded:
- a CDS encoding ATP-binding protein: MNPDVNASLYDSAAQVRWILHLACAATFMVVMTLLANRLRRPIMQTLSVVWGLQTLVAVNLFCYFYWRDLFADYASVRFLGMLALHVSHFVMAPLLRHTRQLVSQGETAAAPSSRTLTRWAALGLLTTVLDQTAKHYFPAAETALTFVVSRLVSAFPYAYALWPTGANALGTLTPSRESGFTWRALHVALFARVAALAIDLVVRVAPWSIETAAMLTAVVVAVNLIALVLFGTLLLFVALEHERAVSVRQSAELYAAKLRESHSRRLESLGGLAGGVAHDFNNILTVVVSAADAAREVASSPALLQAELDAISEAGRQGTALTRQLLDFARHKPMSVEQFDSTVVLQRMRPICERVLTAARRLELQVAAVPALTMDVSQFEQVVLNLVVNARDAIESTGSVTIALSAETVTRASATATNLAAGSYVRLAVRDSGCGIPADVLPRIFDPFVTTKEARGGTGLGLATVQRVARENGGDVFVESTLGVGTTIEVWLSATPPSGA, translated from the coding sequence GTGAATCCGGATGTAAACGCGTCCCTCTACGATAGCGCGGCGCAGGTGCGGTGGATTCTCCACCTCGCGTGCGCGGCCACGTTTATGGTCGTGATGACGCTGCTGGCCAACCGACTGCGGCGCCCGATCATGCAGACGCTCTCTGTCGTCTGGGGTTTGCAGACGCTCGTCGCGGTCAACCTCTTCTGCTACTTCTACTGGCGTGACCTGTTCGCCGACTACGCGAGCGTGCGCTTTTTGGGCATGCTTGCGCTGCACGTGTCGCACTTCGTCATGGCGCCGCTGCTGCGGCACACGCGACAGCTCGTGTCTCAGGGCGAGACCGCCGCGGCGCCATCCTCGCGCACGCTGACCCGCTGGGCCGCGCTCGGGCTGCTCACCACGGTGCTCGATCAGACCGCCAAACACTATTTCCCCGCCGCCGAAACCGCGCTCACGTTCGTGGTGTCGCGTCTCGTGAGTGCGTTCCCGTATGCGTACGCGCTCTGGCCAACAGGCGCTAATGCGTTGGGTACGCTGACTCCTTCGCGCGAATCGGGCTTCACGTGGCGCGCGCTGCACGTGGCCCTGTTCGCGCGCGTGGCCGCGCTGGCGATCGACCTCGTGGTGAGGGTCGCACCGTGGTCGATTGAAACGGCGGCGATGCTCACGGCCGTGGTGGTCGCGGTAAACTTGATCGCCCTCGTGCTGTTCGGGACGCTGCTGCTGTTCGTAGCCCTCGAGCATGAACGCGCGGTCAGTGTGCGCCAAAGCGCGGAGCTGTATGCGGCCAAGCTGCGCGAGTCGCACTCACGGCGGTTGGAGAGCCTGGGTGGTCTGGCGGGCGGCGTGGCGCACGACTTCAACAACATTCTCACGGTCGTTGTAAGCGCTGCCGACGCGGCCCGTGAGGTCGCCAGTTCACCGGCACTGCTCCAGGCTGAACTCGACGCCATCAGTGAGGCCGGTCGTCAAGGCACGGCGCTTACCCGGCAACTGCTCGACTTCGCGCGGCACAAGCCAATGAGCGTGGAGCAGTTCGATTCCACCGTCGTCTTGCAACGCATGCGGCCGATCTGCGAACGTGTCCTCACCGCCGCGCGCCGCCTCGAGTTGCAGGTCGCCGCGGTGCCGGCGCTAACCATGGACGTGTCGCAGTTCGAGCAGGTCGTCCTCAATCTCGTGGTCAATGCGCGCGATGCGATCGAGTCCACCGGCTCGGTCACGATCGCATTAAGCGCGGAGACGGTCACTCGGGCCAGCGCGACGGCAACGAATCTGGCAGCCGGCTCCTACGTCCGCCTCGCCGTACGTGATAGCGGGTGTGGAATCCCCGCCGACGTGCTGCCAAGGATCTTTGATCCGTTCGTCACCACCAAGGAAGCGCGCGGTGGCACCGGCCTCGGGCTCGCCACCGTGCAGCGCGTGGCGCGCGAGAACGGCGGCGATGTGTTCGTCGAGAGTACGCTCGGCGTTGGCACGACGATCGAGGTGTGGCTGTCGGCGACGCCGCCATCCGGAGCCTGA
- a CDS encoding NADPH-dependent FMN reductase encodes MRILAISGSLRARSSNTELLRAAALVSPTEFAVELYAELGALPHFNPDLDQEGAVAPDSVARLRAQVGAADAVLISSPEYAHGVPGSLKNALDWLVSAPEMYHKPMGVLTASGASAHGPAALEEILRTMSTQVMPAASRVVALNGRRLDATQILEDTALAEVLRDVLEALRVAVTSPTALESTSP; translated from the coding sequence ATGCGCATCCTCGCCATCTCCGGCAGCCTCCGCGCGCGGTCGAGCAATACCGAGTTGCTGCGCGCGGCGGCCCTGGTTTCGCCCACGGAGTTTGCGGTTGAGCTGTACGCTGAACTCGGCGCACTGCCGCACTTCAATCCGGACCTCGACCAGGAAGGCGCGGTTGCTCCCGACAGTGTGGCCCGCTTACGCGCGCAGGTGGGCGCCGCCGATGCGGTGTTGATCTCGAGTCCGGAGTACGCACACGGCGTGCCCGGATCGCTCAAGAATGCACTCGACTGGCTGGTGAGTGCGCCGGAGATGTATCACAAGCCGATGGGAGTACTGACGGCGTCCGGCGCTTCAGCGCACGGGCCTGCGGCCCTCGAGGAGATCCTGCGCACCATGTCGACACAGGTGATGCCGGCGGCCAGCCGCGTGGTCGCGTTGAACGGCAGGCGTCTTGATGCGACACAGATTCTGGAGGATACGGCACTGGCCGAGGTGCTCCGCGACGTGCTGGAGGCGCTGCGTGTGGCCGTGACATCACCGACTGCACTTGAGAGCACATCGCCATGA
- a CDS encoding DinB family protein, protein MNAPMNPADVYAYLVRTRRDLWAALEQVPDDVLSRPMLDGERFHSIKDLVFHVAAVEDGWLHEDIRRLPPVLDTFPALAATTGGPEYAHFALRDLLDYWQAVEASTHGYLTTLNTEELTRVVTVHDAPDERYTVSGLFNHVMFHEMRHTAQICMLLRMQGVAPPSLDLLFYLPRM, encoded by the coding sequence ATGAATGCACCGATGAACCCAGCCGACGTCTACGCGTACCTGGTTCGCACACGACGCGACCTGTGGGCCGCGCTCGAACAGGTGCCCGACGACGTGCTCTCGCGCCCGATGCTCGACGGCGAGCGGTTTCACAGCATCAAGGATCTGGTCTTTCATGTGGCGGCCGTCGAAGACGGATGGCTGCACGAGGATATCCGTCGTCTGCCACCGGTGCTCGACACGTTTCCAGCATTGGCGGCGACGACCGGAGGACCTGAGTACGCGCACTTCGCCCTGCGCGACCTCCTCGACTACTGGCAGGCGGTGGAGGCCAGTACACACGGCTATCTCACGACGCTCAACACCGAGGAGCTGACGCGCGTAGTGACCGTGCACGACGCGCCCGATGAGCGCTACACGGTGAGCGGTCTGTTCAACCACGTGATGTTTCACGAGATGCGTCACACGGCGCAGATCTGCATGCTGTTGCGTATGCAGGGCGTTGCGCCACCATCACTCGATCTGTTGTTCTACCTGCCGAGGATGTAG
- a CDS encoding DUF1415 domain-containing protein gives MSSSPVDLRTVASDATRSWLERAVIGLKLCPFANAVYLKDQIRITVSLAKTTGELRDALDTELRALSQADASVVETTLLIHPMVLNDFLDFNDFLTVANDAVAALGLRGVVQIASFHPAYQFAGTSIHDITNFTNRSPYPMLQLLREASVSRAIAVYPDAHNIYRRNLETMRRLGAAGWAELELESPTLPQSAE, from the coding sequence GTGAGTTCTTCCCCGGTGGATCTTCGCACGGTGGCGTCCGACGCCACTCGTTCCTGGCTGGAACGGGCGGTGATCGGCCTGAAGCTCTGTCCGTTTGCGAACGCGGTCTATCTCAAAGACCAGATCCGCATTACGGTCAGCCTGGCGAAGACTACAGGGGAACTGCGCGACGCGCTCGACACCGAGTTGCGTGCGTTGTCGCAGGCGGATGCCAGCGTGGTGGAGACCACGCTGCTCATCCACCCGATGGTGCTCAATGATTTTCTCGACTTCAATGACTTTCTCACCGTGGCCAATGATGCCGTAGCCGCCTTGGGACTGCGAGGCGTGGTGCAAATCGCGAGCTTTCACCCCGCCTATCAATTCGCCGGCACGTCGATACACGACATCACGAACTTCACCAATCGCTCGCCGTATCCCATGTTGCAGCTGTTGCGTGAAGCCAGCGTCAGTCGGGCGATCGCCGTGTACCCCGACGCGCACAACATCTACCGGCGGAACCTCGAGACGATGCGTCGCCTTGGCGCGGCGGGATGGGCCGAGTTGGAACTCGAGAGTCCAACGCTTCCCCAGAGCGCTGAGTAA
- a CDS encoding DUF4142 domain-containing protein, protein MSLITRATLLLSTLAFVAACGEKKSENTMADSTAMTSDTTAMAPAEAAPLTDPNIVYILDQASASDSARGALAQTKATSKDVQDFGKMMVGEHHGLRTAGLDLAKKLSVTPMAPAGDQSETMAAQEMSLLESTAKGAAWDKAYIDYEVTYHQAVLETATKALGIAQNQELKDLISTAAPVLQKHLDRALELQKKMSAM, encoded by the coding sequence ATGTCGTTAATCACCCGCGCCACCCTCCTGCTGTCTACGCTGGCCTTCGTCGCCGCCTGTGGCGAAAAGAAGAGCGAGAATACCATGGCCGATTCCACGGCGATGACATCGGACACCACCGCCATGGCCCCGGCCGAAGCGGCACCGCTCACCGATCCGAACATCGTGTACATCCTCGATCAGGCGAGCGCGTCCGACAGTGCCCGCGGCGCCCTGGCGCAGACCAAGGCCACCAGCAAGGACGTGCAGGACTTCGGCAAGATGATGGTCGGTGAGCATCATGGCCTCCGGACTGCCGGACTCGACCTCGCCAAGAAGCTCTCGGTGACGCCGATGGCGCCCGCTGGCGATCAGAGCGAGACGATGGCCGCGCAGGAGATGTCGCTGCTCGAGTCCACCGCCAAGGGTGCGGCGTGGGATAAGGCATACATCGACTACGAAGTGACGTACCACCAGGCTGTGCTCGAGACGGCCACGAAGGCCCTCGGGATCGCGCAGAATCAGGAGCTGAAGGATCTCATCAGCACGGCGGCGCCGGTGCTTCAGAAGCATCTCGATCGTGCGCTCGAGTTGCAGAAGAAGATGAGCGCGATGTAA